In Nocardioides dokdonensis FR1436, the following are encoded in one genomic region:
- a CDS encoding deoxyguanosinetriphosphate triphosphohydrolase, whose product MDPSSLYDDHARERLVPEPPKRVDAPERTPFERDRARVVHAAASRRLAAKTQVVGPQSDDFVRNRLTHSLEVAQVARDLSRALGSLPDIAETAALAHDLGHPPFGHNGERVLAELSGDCGGFEGNAQTLRLLTRLEAKSVDADGRSVGLNLTRATLDACTKYPWARPEAELPSGVHADGSPREVHKFGVYPDDLVVFDWLRDRVPGGGTRRCLEAQVMDLADDVAYSVHDVEDGTVAGRVDLTRLDTAAVWATVRAWYVPEADDDLLDEVLAGLRTIGSWPVTSYDASRRSLAALKNLTSDLIGRFCGDVQAATFAAADGPFVRYRADLVVPERTRLEIAVLKGVAAHYVMQAEDRIAVMVRQRELMAELVSLLVERGPDGLDRAFADDWHEAADDAGRLRVVVDQVASLTDASAVARWEHLRGSGAATGPG is encoded by the coding sequence ATGGACCCCTCGAGCCTGTACGACGACCACGCGCGCGAGCGCCTCGTGCCCGAACCCCCGAAGCGGGTCGACGCCCCGGAGCGCACGCCGTTCGAGCGCGACCGGGCCCGCGTGGTGCACGCCGCGGCCTCGCGCCGCCTGGCGGCCAAGACCCAGGTGGTCGGTCCGCAGAGCGACGACTTCGTCCGCAACCGGCTCACGCACAGCCTCGAGGTCGCCCAGGTGGCCCGTGACCTGTCCCGGGCCCTGGGCAGCCTGCCCGACATCGCCGAGACCGCCGCGCTGGCCCACGACCTGGGCCACCCGCCGTTCGGGCACAACGGCGAGCGGGTGCTGGCCGAGCTCAGCGGCGACTGCGGTGGCTTCGAGGGCAACGCGCAGACGCTGCGGCTGCTGACCCGGCTGGAGGCCAAGTCGGTCGACGCCGACGGCCGTTCGGTCGGGCTGAACCTGACCCGGGCCACCCTCGACGCCTGCACCAAGTACCCCTGGGCGCGCCCCGAGGCCGAGCTGCCCAGCGGGGTGCACGCCGACGGCTCGCCGCGCGAGGTGCACAAGTTCGGGGTCTACCCCGACGACCTCGTCGTCTTCGACTGGCTGCGCGACCGGGTGCCCGGCGGCGGGACCCGTCGCTGCCTCGAGGCGCAGGTGATGGACCTCGCCGACGACGTCGCCTACTCGGTGCACGACGTCGAGGACGGCACCGTGGCCGGGCGCGTGGACCTGACCCGGCTCGACACCGCGGCCGTGTGGGCCACGGTGCGCGCGTGGTACGTCCCCGAGGCCGACGACGACCTGCTCGACGAGGTCCTCGCGGGCCTGCGCACGATCGGGTCCTGGCCGGTGACGTCGTACGACGCCTCGCGGCGCAGCCTCGCGGCGCTGAAGAACTTGACCAGCGACCTGATCGGCCGGTTCTGCGGCGACGTGCAGGCGGCGACCTTCGCGGCCGCCGACGGGCCCTTCGTGCGCTACCGCGCCGACCTCGTCGTGCCCGAGCGGACCCGGCTGGAGATCGCGGTGCTCAAGGGTGTCGCCGCGCACTACGTCATGCAGGCCGAGGACCGGATCGCGGTGATGGTGCGCCAGCGCGAGCTGATGGCCGAGCTGGTCTCCCTGCTGGTCGAGCGCGGCCCCGACGGGCTCGACCGGGCCTTCGCCGACGACTGGCACGAGGCCGCCGACGACGCCGGGCGGCTGCGCGTCGTGGTCGACCAGGTCGCCTCGCTCACCGACGCCAGCGCGGTCGCGCGCTGGGAGCACCTGCGCGGGTCCGGCGCCGCGACCGGCCCGGGTTAG
- a CDS encoding GNAT family N-acetyltransferase, whose product MQQPLGGPDPATWDALALRARNLFATHAWASTWWAEYADGATPHVLADDPVAPRVLLPLHARGRLLRQVRWIGHGPADLLGPVCDPADLSLAAPLLRSALESGDLPADVVLLQDCPLDRAWWEPLDARPISTEVSPVLRFEEGRTWSDWLAGKSKNFRGQVNRKPRTLERDHEVTVRLATAKTLEQDLADLFALHAARWEGDSPLLDPRQHRFTAAFAALALERGWLRLWSLDVNGRCVSSLLTFAFGPDVYCYQFGRDPEMDRESVGFVLLVHAVRDALESGAREFRFLRGNEDYKYRFADADAPVGTWAVPRGVRGRAAVSLAARRRAAGSVAGTP is encoded by the coding sequence GTGCAGCAGCCCCTCGGTGGACCCGACCCCGCGACCTGGGACGCGCTGGCGCTGCGCGCCCGCAACCTCTTCGCGACCCACGCCTGGGCCAGCACCTGGTGGGCGGAGTACGCCGACGGCGCGACCCCGCACGTGCTCGCCGACGACCCCGTGGCGCCGCGGGTGCTGCTGCCGCTGCACGCGCGCGGACGACTGCTGCGCCAGGTCCGCTGGATCGGGCACGGACCCGCCGACCTGCTCGGCCCCGTGTGCGACCCCGCCGACCTGTCCCTCGCCGCTCCCCTGCTCCGCTCGGCCCTCGAGAGCGGTGACCTGCCCGCCGACGTGGTGCTGCTCCAGGACTGCCCCCTCGACCGGGCCTGGTGGGAGCCGCTGGACGCGCGCCCGATCAGCACCGAGGTCAGCCCGGTGCTGCGCTTCGAGGAGGGCCGGACCTGGTCGGACTGGCTGGCGGGCAAGTCCAAGAACTTCCGGGGGCAGGTCAACCGCAAGCCCCGCACCCTCGAGCGTGACCACGAGGTCACGGTGCGCCTGGCCACCGCCAAGACCCTGGAGCAGGACCTCGCCGACCTGTTCGCGCTGCACGCCGCGCGCTGGGAGGGCGACAGCCCGCTGCTCGACCCCCGCCAGCACCGGTTCACCGCCGCGTTCGCCGCGCTCGCGCTGGAGCGCGGCTGGTTGCGCCTGTGGTCCCTGGACGTCAACGGCCGGTGCGTGTCCTCGCTGCTGACCTTCGCCTTCGGACCCGACGTCTACTGCTACCAGTTCGGGCGCGACCCGGAGATGGATCGTGAGTCGGTGGGCTTCGTGCTGCTCGTGCACGCGGTGCGCGACGCGCTGGAGTCGGGCGCCCGCGAGTTCCGCTTCCTGCGCGGCAACGAGGACTACAAGTACCGCTTCGCCGACGCTGACGCCCCGGTCGGGACCTGGGCGGTGCCCCGCGGGGTGCGGGGAAGGGCCGCGGTCTCCCTGGCGGCCCGGCGCCGGGCGGCCGGTTCGGTCGCCGGAACTCCCTGA
- a CDS encoding phosphotransferase yields the protein MSATYAAPWLPRGALVQLDSPHPARYLVRLNAHTLNHGMPARRRGGRAWAVLGRRGLPVEVGARALRLAPRRAGADLATLRTALEHAWPRLAVASDRLPRRAPRMTFLALRRSAGRFVFVFGDGPDPLLLLKPPSASTTAESTALAQVAGTGVAPRELPAVAGLLVQEGLPGMPLWVLAPGAPGWSAGYDRSFEGLGEALVEVAGHTAHRAGQPALAEQLVRATEAVSSPVARRVDAARRDLAGLDTAVLEHHDLSAQNWLVGADGRFAGLVDWEEARVAGLPGYDALHAAVALVEHGVALRAWSQQHVVETFTAAWHDEPFLEQARDWHRRCVVAATGSDRLAEPLVVAYFASRLARRLTGGGPRLLEPATASAMLEVVAR from the coding sequence GTGAGCGCGACCTACGCGGCCCCCTGGCTGCCGAGGGGCGCGCTGGTCCAGCTGGACTCGCCGCACCCGGCGCGCTACCTGGTCCGGCTCAACGCGCACACGCTCAACCACGGGATGCCCGCGCGGCGCCGCGGCGGCCGCGCGTGGGCCGTGCTGGGTCGTCGCGGGCTGCCGGTCGAGGTGGGAGCGCGGGCGCTGCGGCTCGCCCCCCGGCGCGCCGGCGCCGACCTGGCCACGCTGCGGACCGCGCTCGAGCACGCGTGGCCGCGGTTGGCCGTGGCCTCCGACCGGCTGCCGCGGCGGGCACCCCGGATGACGTTCCTCGCGCTGAGGCGCAGCGCCGGTCGTTTCGTGTTCGTCTTCGGCGACGGTCCGGATCCCCTGCTCCTGCTCAAGCCGCCGAGCGCCTCGACCACGGCCGAGTCCACGGCGCTGGCCCAGGTGGCCGGGACCGGGGTGGCGCCCCGGGAGCTGCCGGCGGTGGCCGGTCTGCTGGTCCAGGAGGGACTGCCGGGCATGCCGCTGTGGGTGCTGGCACCCGGAGCGCCGGGGTGGTCGGCCGGGTACGACCGGTCCTTCGAGGGACTGGGCGAGGCACTGGTCGAGGTCGCCGGGCACACCGCCCACCGGGCCGGTCAGCCGGCGCTCGCCGAGCAGCTGGTCCGCGCCACCGAGGCGGTCTCCTCCCCGGTGGCCCGCCGGGTCGACGCGGCGCGCCGCGACCTGGCCGGGCTCGACACCGCCGTGCTGGAGCACCACGACCTGTCCGCACAGAACTGGCTCGTGGGGGCCGACGGCCGCTTCGCGGGGCTCGTGGACTGGGAGGAGGCCCGCGTCGCCGGTCTGCCCGGGTACGACGCGCTGCACGCCGCCGTCGCGCTGGTCGAGCACGGCGTCGCGTTGCGCGCCTGGTCCCAGCAGCACGTCGTGGAGACCTTCACCGCCGCGTGGCACGACGAGCCGTTCCTCGAGCAGGCCCGCGACTGGCACCGGCGCTGCGTGGTCGCTGCCACCGGCTCCGACCGCCTCGCGGAACCCCTGGTGGTGGCCTACTTCGCCTCGCGCCTGGCGCGCCGGCTCACCGGCGGCGGCCCGCGGCTCCTCGAGCCCGCCACGGCCTCGGCGATGCTCGAGGTCGTGGCGCGCTGA
- a CDS encoding polysaccharide biosynthesis C-terminal domain-containing protein — protein sequence MAEQLISATTHRAARNAVVRAVAEVLGKVATLAWTVAAARMLSNQDFGTISYAMTIMLVLSSLAAWGFDSGLTRRGSAEPDALPGLHRATQVWKTALAAPVFLVAGVLLAGSPAIGSWPVLAFMLLAGFTELWSHTVRSTAAARQVSAGISAALVLQRIATAAAVLVALALGAGAEGVAFGFLLGSAAGWGAHVLALRRLDVRRSALDLRRADLADAVHGTFLIGLSGLVLMLLFRVDVLILGVLEGPGEVAVYSVAYRLLETVLFVTYAINYAVLPVLSATDSSTTRRLGYERAVAVAAFVYLPFVVVSLVEGRAVIDLLFGASYAAAAAPVLAWLAPAPMFLAMASFATSVLLALQRTRVMLLASSAALLINLVLNLVLIPQFGAVGAAAATTFAYLVQVLVVLTGLSRLGERPALLTPLTSAGVAAVVLLAALVLSPLPLLVELALGGVVYLAVWLVLVRRLAPEQLQVVMGLVQRRRQQAS from the coding sequence GTGGCTGAGCAGCTGATCAGCGCGACCACCCACCGCGCCGCGCGCAACGCCGTCGTGCGGGCCGTCGCCGAGGTGCTCGGCAAGGTCGCGACCCTGGCCTGGACCGTCGCCGCGGCCCGGATGCTGTCGAACCAGGACTTCGGCACGATCTCGTACGCCATGACGATCATGCTGGTGCTCAGCTCGCTGGCCGCGTGGGGGTTCGACTCGGGGCTGACCCGGCGCGGCAGCGCCGAGCCCGATGCGCTGCCCGGGCTGCACCGGGCCACCCAGGTGTGGAAGACCGCCCTCGCGGCGCCGGTGTTCCTGGTGGCGGGCGTGCTCCTCGCGGGCAGCCCGGCCATCGGCTCCTGGCCGGTGCTGGCGTTCATGCTGCTGGCGGGCTTCACGGAGCTGTGGAGCCACACGGTCCGCTCGACCGCCGCCGCGCGGCAGGTCTCGGCCGGCATCTCCGCGGCGCTGGTCCTGCAACGGATCGCCACCGCGGCCGCGGTCCTCGTCGCCCTGGCGCTCGGCGCCGGCGCCGAGGGCGTCGCGTTCGGCTTCCTGCTCGGCAGCGCCGCCGGCTGGGGTGCCCACGTGCTGGCGCTGCGCCGCCTCGACGTCCGTCGGTCGGCGCTCGACCTGCGCCGCGCCGACCTGGCCGACGCGGTGCACGGGACGTTCCTCATCGGCCTCAGCGGCCTGGTGCTGATGCTCCTCTTCCGCGTCGACGTGCTGATCCTGGGCGTGCTCGAGGGCCCCGGCGAGGTGGCGGTCTACTCCGTGGCCTACCGGCTCCTCGAGACGGTCCTCTTCGTCACCTACGCCATCAACTACGCGGTGCTCCCGGTGCTCAGCGCCACCGACAGCAGCACCACCCGTCGGCTGGGCTACGAGCGGGCGGTGGCGGTCGCGGCGTTCGTCTACCTGCCGTTCGTGGTCGTCAGCCTCGTCGAGGGCCGGGCGGTGATCGACCTCCTCTTCGGGGCGTCGTACGCCGCTGCCGCGGCGCCGGTGCTCGCCTGGCTGGCCCCGGCCCCGATGTTCCTGGCGATGGCCAGCTTCGCCACCTCGGTGCTGCTGGCCCTGCAGCGCACCAGGGTCATGCTGCTCGCCTCGAGCGCGGCACTGCTGATCAACCTGGTCCTCAACCTCGTGCTGATCCCGCAGTTCGGTGCCGTGGGTGCCGCGGCAGCCACGACGTTCGCCTACCTGGTGCAGGTGCTCGTGGTGCTCACCGGGCTGAGCAGGCTGGGGGAGCGCCCGGCCCTGCTGACCCCGCTGACCTCGGCCGGCGTCGCCGCGGTGGTGCTGCTGGCCGCCCTCGTGCTCTCGCCCCTCCCGCTGCTCGTCGAGCTCGCGCTGGGCGGCGTGGTCTACCTCGCCGTCTGGTTGGTCCTCGTGCGCCGGTTGGCCCCCGAGCAGCTGCAGGTCGTGATGGGGCTGGTGCAGCGTCGGCGCCAGCAGGCGTCGTGA
- a CDS encoding glycosyltransferase, whose product MTSPVPAPGSVPAPGSAAPRRLAPLRLLVVSAAGVLGGSETWLLDLLHQAGARVHPEVWLLEDGPLRAELERAGVPVTVLPTGPRVRDLALRNLDLAGRLRRSDAEVVLANGVKAAAAVAPAARVVGVPVVWAKHDFSWDRELAPRLGRLVDAVVATSSAVAAATGRDDAVLVPPPRPAAATDRAEAAAYWAEHGVVTGVGPTLAVLGRLVGYKGVDTAIEALADEAALPWRLVVVGPEAPTEPEERARLEALASRLGVRDRVVLTGAVPEAGRHLAAFDAVAVLTRSDGARFGREGYSLVALEALEAGVPLVGAAGNPEVERMALVAGRVVPPADPAAVARALLELRDPEVRERCRRAGTGVLAGHPDADQCAARVVQVLAHAARRPGAGLAGPPMTVLTCFRNEEGHVDEVVSAVVAQLGADDEYLLLDDRSTDKTGVELADWAARDRRVRVLRGPGVNLSVARNAGFAEARHGHVACTDAGCAPGPDWLAGLRAAFAEPAPVDLVVGVYDVDGGDPVRDAARVALFPSVDEARRPGVLTRLAGRVTGRSFSARRLDGRSMACAVPAWERAGGFDARLQSSEDAVFGDAVLASGGTSALALDARVTWGQTGDLVDMARMYARYGEWGGRAGSWQLVSRDLVRASAYAAGPALLAGGGPRTRATVLAGAAGYLALPALRGRHVDVVPGTWALVPVVVALKDVSKAVGCLRGLLARERSRSRG is encoded by the coding sequence ATGACCAGCCCTGTCCCCGCCCCCGGCAGCGTCCCCGCCCCCGGCAGCGCCGCGCCGCGCCGCCTCGCCCCCTTGCGTCTGCTGGTGGTGAGCGCCGCAGGCGTGCTGGGTGGTTCCGAGACCTGGCTCCTCGACCTGCTGCACCAGGCCGGGGCCCGGGTGCACCCCGAGGTGTGGCTGCTCGAGGACGGCCCGCTGCGGGCCGAGCTCGAGCGGGCCGGCGTCCCGGTCACGGTCCTGCCGACCGGGCCCCGGGTCCGCGACCTGGCCCTGCGCAACCTCGACCTCGCCGGTCGGCTGCGACGCAGCGACGCCGAGGTGGTGCTGGCCAACGGGGTGAAGGCGGCCGCCGCGGTGGCGCCCGCCGCGCGGGTCGTCGGCGTCCCGGTGGTGTGGGCCAAGCACGACTTCTCGTGGGACCGCGAGCTCGCCCCGCGCCTGGGGCGACTGGTCGACGCCGTGGTCGCCACCTCGAGCGCCGTCGCCGCGGCCACCGGCCGGGACGACGCCGTCCTGGTGCCGCCCCCGCGTCCGGCCGCAGCCACCGACCGGGCCGAGGCGGCGGCGTACTGGGCGGAGCACGGGGTGGTGACCGGCGTCGGGCCGACCCTGGCCGTGCTCGGGCGCCTGGTCGGCTACAAGGGCGTCGACACCGCGATCGAGGCGCTCGCCGACGAGGCGGCGCTGCCGTGGCGGCTGGTGGTCGTGGGCCCGGAGGCGCCGACCGAGCCGGAGGAGCGCGCGCGGCTCGAGGCCCTGGCCTCCCGGCTCGGGGTCCGCGACCGGGTCGTCCTCACCGGCGCCGTGCCCGAGGCCGGGCGGCACCTGGCCGCGTTCGACGCGGTGGCGGTGCTCACCCGCAGCGACGGCGCCCGGTTCGGCCGCGAGGGCTACTCGCTGGTCGCGCTGGAGGCGCTGGAGGCGGGAGTGCCGCTGGTCGGGGCCGCCGGCAACCCGGAGGTCGAGCGGATGGCGCTGGTCGCAGGTCGGGTCGTCCCGCCCGCGGACCCCGCCGCCGTCGCCCGCGCGCTGCTCGAGCTGCGCGACCCCGAGGTGCGTGAGCGTTGTCGGCGCGCCGGGACGGGCGTCCTGGCCGGCCACCCCGACGCCGACCAGTGCGCCGCCCGCGTCGTGCAGGTCCTGGCCCACGCGGCCCGCCGTCCCGGGGCCGGACTGGCCGGGCCGCCGATGACGGTGCTCACCTGCTTCCGCAACGAGGAGGGTCATGTCGACGAGGTCGTCTCCGCGGTCGTCGCCCAGCTCGGGGCCGACGACGAGTACCTCCTCCTCGACGACCGCTCCACCGACAAGACCGGCGTCGAGCTGGCGGACTGGGCCGCGCGCGACCGCCGCGTGCGGGTGCTGCGGGGCCCGGGCGTCAACCTCTCGGTCGCCCGCAACGCCGGGTTCGCCGAGGCGCGCCACGGACACGTCGCCTGCACCGACGCCGGGTGCGCGCCCGGCCCCGACTGGCTGGCCGGCCTGCGCGCTGCCTTCGCCGAGCCCGCCCCGGTCGACCTGGTCGTGGGCGTCTACGACGTGGACGGCGGGGACCCGGTGCGCGACGCGGCCCGGGTGGCGCTCTTCCCCTCCGTCGACGAGGCCCGGCGTCCGGGTGTCCTGACCCGGCTGGCCGGCAGGGTCACCGGCCGCAGCTTCTCCGCGCGCCGGCTCGACGGGCGCTCGATGGCCTGCGCGGTGCCGGCGTGGGAGCGCGCCGGCGGGTTCGACGCCCGGCTGCAGAGCTCGGAGGACGCCGTGTTCGGCGACGCGGTGCTCGCCTCGGGCGGCACCAGCGCCCTGGCCCTGGACGCCCGGGTCACCTGGGGCCAGACCGGCGACCTGGTCGACATGGCCCGCATGTACGCCAGGTACGGCGAGTGGGGCGGACGGGCCGGCTCGTGGCAGCTGGTCAGCCGCGACCTCGTGCGCGCCTCGGCGTACGCCGCCGGGCCGGCGCTGCTCGCCGGCGGCGGGCCCCGGACCCGCGCGACCGTGCTGGCCGGGGCCGCGGGCTACCTGGCGCTGCCGGCGCTCAGGGGACGTCACGTGGACGTCGTGCCCGGGACCTGGGCACTGGTGCCGGTCGTCGTCGCCCTCAAGGACGTCTCGAAGGCCGTGGGGTGCCTGCGCGGGCTGCTCGCGCGAGAACGCAGCCGCTCCCGTGGCTGA
- a CDS encoding O-antigen ligase family protein, with amino-acid sequence MNVPVVTRTGSRAWGEVPRRAPRRTPPARSWAQRVGPRGRDAGLVLLLVPLGAALGFVLATAGLLAGPVAPVALVLAPLLVVLAWRGPGFVVPAAALSLPVGHLAAGPLDLVQLVTALLVVAVLVPTAARGDWRLPPWPVAVPLALMVVIAVLATGRARDTDLAFRLDVQLVLLVLATLAVVTAVRTSRQVLLAVGALLVAGAVGSLWAMLGSGPTESYYGGSVVTGRAVGVFAQPNELGLFSAVLLVLAVGTALSVGPVRWRRGALVSAALLLVALGLSLSRGAWFGSVAGLLALALLVPGTRRGLLRIGAGLVGAVLVLGALGVGPLGQVLSRLATLGEATSNPYDQRPLIWAEGLRLVAEAPVLGHGPGGYFVEASSNALRTGAVLEVEHAHHLLLNVAVEYGLIGLAALLGLVTGLGVLLLRARRAAAVPGSGPTSTWLPSVLAAALVPVLAHGMLDYPLRNPIVLTTVWFLLSLLTAACAVVLRRHPVQEDAR; translated from the coding sequence GTGAACGTCCCCGTGGTGACCCGGACCGGCTCGCGCGCGTGGGGCGAGGTGCCCCGCCGTGCCCCGCGACGTACGCCGCCGGCCCGGTCGTGGGCCCAGCGCGTGGGCCCCCGCGGCCGGGACGCCGGGCTGGTCCTGCTGCTGGTGCCGCTGGGTGCCGCTCTCGGGTTCGTCCTGGCCACGGCCGGGCTGCTGGCCGGTCCCGTCGCCCCGGTCGCGCTGGTGCTGGCGCCGCTGCTGGTCGTGCTCGCCTGGCGGGGTCCCGGCTTCGTGGTGCCGGCCGCCGCGCTGTCGCTGCCCGTGGGCCACCTCGCCGCAGGCCCGCTCGACCTGGTCCAGCTGGTGACGGCGCTGCTCGTCGTCGCGGTGCTGGTCCCCACCGCCGCCCGGGGTGACTGGCGGCTGCCGCCGTGGCCGGTGGCGGTGCCGCTGGCGCTGATGGTCGTCATCGCCGTCCTGGCCACCGGGCGCGCGCGCGACACCGACCTCGCCTTCCGCCTCGACGTCCAGCTCGTCCTGCTGGTGCTCGCGACGCTCGCGGTGGTCACCGCGGTCCGCACCAGCCGCCAGGTCCTGCTCGCCGTCGGCGCGCTGCTGGTCGCCGGTGCCGTGGGCTCGCTGTGGGCGATGCTGGGGTCGGGTCCCACCGAGAGCTACTACGGCGGCAGCGTCGTCACCGGGCGGGCCGTGGGGGTCTTCGCCCAGCCGAACGAGCTGGGGCTCTTCAGCGCCGTGCTGCTGGTGCTCGCCGTCGGGACGGCCCTGAGCGTCGGTCCCGTGCGCTGGCGGCGGGGCGCTCTCGTCTCCGCCGCGCTCCTGCTCGTGGCGCTCGGGCTCTCCCTGTCACGCGGCGCCTGGTTCGGCTCGGTCGCGGGCCTGCTGGCGCTGGCGCTGCTGGTCCCGGGGACCCGCCGTGGGCTGCTCCGGATCGGTGCGGGTCTCGTCGGGGCGGTCCTGGTGCTGGGCGCCCTGGGAGTCGGGCCGCTGGGCCAGGTCCTGAGTCGGCTGGCCACCCTCGGCGAGGCGACCTCGAACCCCTACGACCAGCGTCCGCTCATCTGGGCCGAGGGTCTGCGCCTGGTGGCCGAGGCCCCGGTGCTCGGGCACGGTCCCGGTGGCTACTTCGTCGAGGCGAGCAGCAACGCGCTCCGCACCGGTGCCGTCCTCGAGGTCGAGCACGCCCACCACCTGCTGCTCAACGTCGCCGTGGAGTACGGCCTGATCGGTCTGGCCGCGCTGCTGGGCCTGGTGACGGGCCTGGGGGTGCTGCTGCTGCGGGCCCGGCGTGCCGCTGCGGTGCCCGGCTCGGGGCCGACGTCGACCTGGCTGCCGAGCGTGCTGGCGGCCGCCCTGGTGCCCGTGCTCGCCCATGGGATGCTCGACTACCCCCTGCGCAACCCGATCGTCCTGACCACCGTGTGGTTCCTGCTGTCGCTGCTCACCGCCGCCTGCGCCGTGGTGCTGCGCCGCCATCCCGTCCAGGAGGACGCACGATGA
- a CDS encoding polysaccharide deacetylase family protein, which produces MTEKSAPGRPPVVLMYHGFCEQRRDDDPENLFVEVDRFEEQLRWLLGQGWAALDLDGYLAALADPSRRPRRSFLVTIDDGFTSVLHLAVPVLERVGVPALLYVPSDLAGSTASWLPRPADEPLLDPEELRHVHALPVVELGVHGADHRDLRGVGTAVLDHQVRRAHDVLADVVGEPLRSFAYPFGAHDAAARDAVAGAGYDVAFSVFDDAGPHAVSRVDVNATDTLASFRLKVQLPGYRTWWAALDRAPLVRRGVRAALTAVNSGRGIR; this is translated from the coding sequence GTGACTGAGAAGTCTGCTCCGGGGCGACCCCCCGTGGTCCTGATGTACCACGGGTTCTGCGAGCAGCGCCGCGACGACGACCCGGAGAACCTCTTCGTCGAGGTCGACCGCTTCGAGGAGCAGCTGCGCTGGCTGCTGGGCCAGGGGTGGGCCGCGCTGGACCTCGACGGCTACCTGGCCGCCCTCGCCGACCCGTCACGGCGGCCGCGACGCTCCTTCCTGGTGACCATCGACGACGGGTTCACCTCCGTGCTGCACCTGGCGGTGCCGGTGCTCGAGCGCGTGGGCGTCCCGGCGCTGCTCTACGTGCCGTCCGACCTCGCAGGCAGCACCGCCAGCTGGTTGCCCCGCCCCGCCGACGAGCCGCTGCTGGATCCCGAGGAGCTGCGGCACGTGCACGCGCTGCCGGTGGTCGAGCTGGGCGTGCACGGCGCGGACCACCGCGACCTGCGCGGGGTGGGCACCGCAGTGCTCGACCACCAGGTCCGTCGGGCGCACGACGTCCTCGCCGACGTGGTGGGGGAGCCCCTGCGCTCCTTCGCCTATCCCTTCGGCGCTCATGACGCCGCCGCCCGCGACGCCGTCGCGGGTGCCGGCTACGACGTGGCCTTCTCGGTCTTCGACGACGCCGGCCCCCACGCGGTGAGCCGCGTGGACGTCAACGCCACGGACACGCTGGCCTCGTTCCGGCTCAAGGTGCAGCTGCCGGGCTACCGCACGTGGTGGGCGGCCCTCGACCGTGCGCCTCTGGTGCGGCGCGGGGTGCGCGCCGCCCTCACGGCCGTCAACTCGGGCCGGGGGATCCGGTGA
- a CDS encoding tyrosine-protein kinase family protein → MNAPPFLAVLQRALRFRWAVVLAVLVPAAVVGVLAVETRADEATVVTVVGVSPESADVVSTDAVQLGLGRYSVALTSPEVLREVADDTGIDATTLDAAIDVTASQEAGNLTVRVSLPELAQATAVARAVTAQAVRIGEEDPLADAGVLADVRSEKPGLLSSPRVLELLLVLAALLAGLAVAFALEALRPRVRTGGDAAGAAGGPVLGSLPAFTTSWPRRGVAPDSEILASARSLRAGYLTTVGSVPPGPVLVVGCRAGDGASTASFLLARTLSDRGGSSLVLDLDLDRAGLSTTIGAAGHHLLGDVLAERLDLGEAVHREGDVSVLTTEPMRGVDELIDRRLPEILKQAADRYDVVLCDSAPLGVGEISEVVAAHASSAVVVVRSGTPVAHVAGTAARLQRLGVPVRGVVLNCATRAQADAPGLQSAGPEDSGADRRD, encoded by the coding sequence ATGAACGCCCCTCCCTTCCTCGCCGTCCTGCAGCGGGCCCTCCGGTTCCGGTGGGCCGTGGTCCTCGCGGTGCTGGTGCCCGCCGCGGTGGTCGGCGTGCTGGCGGTGGAGACCCGGGCCGACGAGGCCACCGTGGTGACCGTGGTGGGGGTGTCTCCGGAGTCGGCCGACGTGGTCAGCACCGACGCCGTCCAGCTCGGCCTCGGCCGGTACTCGGTGGCGCTGACCTCCCCGGAGGTCCTGCGGGAGGTCGCTGACGACACCGGCATCGACGCCACCACCCTCGACGCCGCCATCGACGTGACCGCGTCGCAGGAGGCCGGGAACCTCACGGTGCGCGTCAGCCTCCCCGAGCTCGCACAGGCGACGGCCGTGGCCCGCGCCGTCACGGCCCAGGCGGTCCGGATCGGCGAGGAGGACCCGCTCGCCGACGCCGGCGTCCTGGCCGACGTCCGCAGCGAGAAGCCGGGCCTGCTGAGCAGCCCGCGCGTGCTGGAGCTGCTGCTCGTGCTGGCTGCGCTGCTCGCGGGCCTGGCCGTCGCCTTCGCCCTCGAGGCCCTGCGGCCCCGGGTGCGCACGGGCGGCGACGCGGCCGGCGCCGCCGGTGGCCCCGTGCTCGGCAGCCTGCCTGCGTTCACCACCTCGTGGCCCCGGCGCGGCGTCGCCCCGGACAGCGAGATCCTGGCCTCGGCGCGCTCGCTGCGTGCCGGCTACCTGACCACGGTCGGCTCGGTGCCCCCGGGCCCCGTGCTCGTCGTGGGCTGCCGGGCCGGGGACGGCGCGAGCACCGCCTCCTTCCTGCTGGCACGCACCCTGTCCGACCGCGGAGGATCGAGCCTGGTCCTCGATCTCGACCTCGACCGGGCCGGGCTCAGCACGACGATCGGGGCGGCGGGCCACCACCTGCTCGGCGACGTCCTGGCCGAGCGGCTCGACCTGGGTGAGGCGGTGCACCGCGAGGGTGACGTCTCCGTCCTGACGACCGAGCCGATGCGCGGGGTCGACGAGCTCATCGACCGCAGGCTCCCCGAGATCCTCAAGCAGGCCGCCGACCGGTACGACGTCGTGCTGTGCGACAGCGCGCCCCTGGGTGTGGGCGAGATCAGCGAGGTGGTCGCCGCGCACGCGTCCTCGGCCGTCGTCGTGGTCCGGTCCGGCACCCCGGTGGCCCACGTGGCCGGCACCGCGGCACGTCTCCAGCGTCTCGGGGTCCCGGTCCGTGGCGTCGTGCTCAACTGCGCCACCCGGGCGCAGGCGGACGCCCCCGGCCTGCAGAGCGCCGGGCCCGAGGACAGCGGCGCCGATCGACGTGACTGA